A window of the Henckelia pumila isolate YLH828 chromosome 3, ASM3356847v2, whole genome shotgun sequence genome harbors these coding sequences:
- the LOC140891041 gene encoding probable UDP-3-O-acyl-N-acetylglucosamine deacetylase 1, mitochondrial has product MSTKRAAAAAAKSLKSSPLIYWKNTGKLQQTLANCVERSGRGLHSGDLSTVRILPADAGSGRYFVFRSNVIHASIDNAVKASGLCTTLSKDGYSVRTVEHLLSALEATSVDNCRIEIESSKSSDQSIEVPIFDGSAKEWVEAIDQAGLKVAMDCSGKCCEKLAPYLNEPVHVLKNDSFVAAFPHSEVRITYGIDFPQAPAIGCQWFSSTSFDESFFFEQIASSRTFCLYEEVEHMRSLGLIKGGSVETAIICSVNSGWLNPPLRYHDEPCRHKVLDLIGDFSLLAQGGNQGLVVAHVIAYKGGHSLHAEFVRRLSGIN; this is encoded by the exons ATGTCAACTAAGCGAGCCGCTGCCGCCGCCGCCAAGTCCCTCAAGTCGTCGCCTCTCATCTACTGGAAAAAC ACGGGCAAGCTGCAGCAAACATTGGCAAATTGCGTTGAGAGGTCCGGCCGAGGACTCCATTCCGGTGATCTGTCGACTGTCAGAATTCTTCCGGCCGACGCTGGCAGCGGAAGGTACTTCGTTTTTAGATCCAATGTTATTCACGCGTCGATTGATAACGCTGTGAAGGCAAGTGGCCTTTGTACTACGCTGTCGAAAGATGGGTACAGTGTTCGAACTGTCGAACATTTGCTCTCCGCTTTGGAGGCCACCAGTGTTGATAATTGCCGTATTGAGATTGAGAGTTCTAAATCTAGTGATCAATCCATTGAG GTTCCTATATTTGATGGGTCGGCAAAagaatgggtggaagcaattgaTCAGGCTGGATTGAAAGTTGCTATGGATTGTAGTGGAAAATGCTGTGAAAAATTGGCACCATATCTCAATGAACCTGTTCATGTGCTGAAAAATGATTCTTTTGTGGCCGCTTTCCCTCATTCAGAAGTCAGAATCACTTATGGCATTGACTTCCCACAG GCGCCAGCTATCGGTTGTCAATGGTTTTCTTCCACCTCATTCGATGAATCTTTCTTCTTTGAACAAATAGCTTCATCAAGAACCTTTTGCCTTTACGAAGAG GTGGAACATATGCGCAGCTTAGGACTTATTAAAGGTGGTTCCGTCGAAACAGCCATCATCTGTAG TGTTAACAGTGGTTGGTTGAATCCACCTCTGCGTTACCATGATGAGCCATGCAGGCATAAGGTTTTAGATCTTATTGGTGATTTTTCCCTTTTGGCTCAAGGCGGTAATCAAGGACTTGTGGTGGCCCACGTAATTGCTTATAAG GGTGGGCATTCATTGCACGCAGAGTTTGTTCGTCGTCTCTCAGGAATCAATTAA